Proteins from a single region of Undibacterium sp. KW1:
- a CDS encoding NADP-dependent oxidoreductase yields the protein MTTNSQLSYQRIVLASRPKGQVVPENFRLESLPVPELKDGELLVRNHYMSLDPYMRGRMEDAKSYAAPQVIGETMIGGTVGEVVASKNAKFNVGDKVIGMLGWSEMGVSDGLLLRKVDTTHIPLSAYLGSVGMPGLTAWYGLTQIMQPKAGETIVVSAASGAVGSVVGQLGKQLGCRVVGIAGGADKCAYVVNELGFDACIDYKAGNLETDLAAATPDGIDAVFENVGGGIFDASLARMNAFGRIALCGLIAGYNGEQLSIKNARVFLTMRLTMRGFIVSEHMDLWPQGLKELGGLVATGKLKFRESVAEGIAAAPEAFIGLLKGKNFGKQLVKLI from the coding sequence ATGACTACTAATTCTCAACTTTCTTACCAACGTATCGTGCTGGCCTCTCGTCCTAAAGGTCAGGTTGTGCCAGAAAATTTCCGCCTTGAATCCCTGCCTGTGCCAGAACTCAAGGATGGAGAGCTACTGGTGCGTAATCACTACATGTCACTCGACCCTTATATGCGTGGCCGCATGGAAGATGCAAAAAGCTATGCTGCCCCACAAGTCATAGGTGAAACCATGATAGGCGGCACGGTAGGTGAAGTGGTCGCCAGCAAAAATGCCAAATTCAATGTTGGTGACAAAGTCATAGGCATGCTGGGTTGGTCAGAAATGGGTGTGTCTGATGGCTTGCTGTTGCGTAAAGTTGATACGACGCATATTCCTTTATCTGCCTACCTGGGCTCAGTCGGCATGCCTGGCCTGACAGCCTGGTACGGCCTGACCCAGATCATGCAGCCTAAAGCTGGCGAAACTATCGTGGTGTCTGCTGCCAGCGGCGCAGTGGGCAGTGTGGTCGGTCAGTTGGGCAAGCAACTGGGTTGCCGCGTGGTTGGCATAGCCGGTGGCGCAGACAAATGTGCTTACGTTGTCAATGAACTGGGCTTTGATGCCTGCATCGATTACAAGGCAGGCAATCTGGAAACCGATCTTGCCGCCGCAACCCCAGATGGTATTGATGCCGTTTTTGAAAACGTCGGTGGTGGAATCTTTGATGCCAGCCTGGCGCGCATGAATGCCTTTGGCCGTATCGCCCTGTGTGGTTTGATTGCAGGTTACAACGGCGAGCAATTAAGCATCAAGAATGCTCGCGTGTTCCTGACGATGCGTTTGACTATGCGTGGCTTCATCGTCTCTGAGCACATGGATTTGTGGCCGCAAGGTTTGAAAGAATTGGGTGGCCTGGTTGCGACTGGCAAACTGAAATTCCGAGAATCTGTTGCAGAAGGCATTGCTGCTGCGCCAGAAGCATTTATTGGTCTGTTGAAAGGTAAGAACTTCGGCAAGCAATTGGTGAAGCTTATTTGA
- a CDS encoding DUF962 domain-containing protein has product MAEKFTDFSKFYAFYLTEHSNKTCRQLHFLGSSLVLLCVATFMITGQTGYLLAAPVCGYGFAWLGHFVFEKNHPASFKQPLFSFMGDWVMYWQLLSGEISFSSQEDVRKT; this is encoded by the coding sequence ATGGCAGAGAAATTTACTGATTTTTCGAAGTTTTATGCTTTTTACCTGACCGAGCACAGCAACAAAACTTGCAGGCAATTGCATTTCCTGGGAAGCAGCCTTGTTCTCCTGTGTGTCGCCACATTCATGATCACGGGTCAGACTGGTTATTTGCTGGCGGCACCAGTCTGTGGCTACGGCTTTGCCTGGTTAGGTCATTTTGTTTTTGAAAAGAATCATCCGGCCTCATTCAAACAGCCCTTGTTCTCTTTCATGGGGGATTGGGTCATGTATTGGCAATTACTGAGTGGGGAAATCAGCTTTTCCTCTCAGGAGGATGTGCGCAAAACATGA
- a CDS encoding PaaI family thioesterase: MTDAKSAAALPIAQPTPVLNPFLHDLGVEFLEMENGHARLALDLSERHMNSWQIAHGGVIMTMLDVVMAMAGRSMSSDLKGVVTVEMKTTFLQPGGVPGGRMEARGKAFHQSTTMCFCEGEVWNGDKLIAKAMGTFKYLRRLKSGENMKKLYGSD, translated from the coding sequence ATGACAGATGCCAAGTCTGCTGCGGCGCTTCCCATTGCGCAACCAACGCCGGTATTGAATCCTTTCTTGCACGACCTAGGCGTTGAGTTCCTGGAAATGGAAAATGGTCATGCACGACTGGCGCTTGACCTGAGCGAACGACATATGAACAGCTGGCAAATTGCCCATGGCGGTGTGATTATGACCATGCTTGATGTGGTGATGGCGATGGCTGGCCGGTCCATGAGTAGCGACCTCAAGGGAGTCGTCACTGTAGAGATGAAAACCACCTTCCTGCAGCCAGGCGGTGTACCGGGTGGCCGCATGGAAGCGCGAGGCAAGGCTTTTCATCAATCCACCACCATGTGCTTTTGCGAGGGAGAGGTCTGGAATGGCGACAAGCTCATTGCCAAAGCCATGGGTACTTTCAAATACTTGCGACGCTTGAAGTCTGGCGAGAATATGAAAAAACTCTATGGTAGTGACTGA
- a CDS encoding thioesterase family protein, giving the protein MAKADFAFFHRLRVRWSEVDMQAIVFNGNYLNYFDVAFTEYWRATGLPNVITQAAEGKELFARKSTIEFMAPARFDDELDIGVRCAGIGRSSLQFVLEIYIGENHLISGELVYVYADTEKRKAVAVTDAWRAIISSFETHAPADTRT; this is encoded by the coding sequence ATGGCCAAAGCTGATTTTGCTTTTTTTCATCGCTTGCGGGTGCGCTGGTCTGAGGTAGATATGCAAGCCATTGTCTTTAATGGCAATTACCTCAATTATTTTGACGTGGCTTTTACCGAATACTGGCGTGCTACCGGTTTGCCGAATGTGATTACCCAGGCAGCCGAGGGCAAGGAATTGTTTGCCCGCAAATCTACTATCGAATTCATGGCGCCAGCAAGGTTTGATGATGAGCTCGATATTGGTGTGCGTTGTGCCGGCATAGGCAGGTCTTCTCTGCAGTTCGTCCTCGAAATCTATATTGGTGAAAACCATTTGATATCAGGCGAGCTGGTGTATGTGTATGCCGATACAGAAAAACGCAAGGCAGTTGCCGTCACAGATGCATGGCGTGCGATAATTTCATCCTTTGAAACGCATGCACCCGCTGATACCCGAACATGA
- a CDS encoding GNAT family N-acetyltransferase: MNTENLRLVIADWATLQKDAQAIRYEVFVIEQKIPAELEWDAADTECLHAVAYDVDGRAVGTGRLLPDAHIGRMAVLATARGLGVGAQILRTLMKEAKARGEVAVRLNAQQSAENFYLKEGYIRDGEIFEEAGIPHVSMIYHFA; this comes from the coding sequence ATGAATACTGAAAACCTCCGCCTGGTTATTGCTGACTGGGCCACGCTGCAAAAAGATGCGCAGGCCATACGCTATGAAGTGTTTGTCATAGAGCAAAAAATCCCGGCAGAGCTGGAATGGGACGCGGCTGATACAGAATGCCTGCATGCGGTTGCTTATGATGTGGATGGCCGGGCAGTGGGAACAGGTCGCCTGTTGCCTGACGCACACATAGGTCGCATGGCTGTATTGGCAACGGCGCGTGGTTTGGGTGTAGGTGCACAGATTTTGCGTACCCTGATGAAAGAGGCGAAGGCCAGAGGCGAGGTAGCTGTGCGCCTGAATGCGCAACAATCAGCAGAGAACTTCTATCTTAAAGAAGGCTATATCCGCGATGGCGAGATTTTTGAAGAAGCTGGCATTCCTCATGTCAGTATGATTTACCACTTTGCCTGA
- a CDS encoding SDR family oxidoreductase yields the protein MKVFKDRVAVITGGASGFGREFAIIGARLGMKLVLADVQQDALDKARAELEAQGAQVLAMRCDVRHAEEVQALADATMEKFGAVHLVFNNAGVGSGGLVWENTQADWEWVLGVNLWGVIHGVRIFTNLMLECAKKDPQFEGHIVNTASMAGLLNAPTMGVYNVSKHAVVSLSESLYQDLKLIEAPIGASVLCPYFVPTGISQSHRNRPEDVPGSAPTASQRAAQAMSDKAVNSGKVTAEEVAENTFKAIADEQFYIFSHPGALGNVQERMEDIVLQRNPGDPYKAAPHIRDMLRAKLKA from the coding sequence ATGAAAGTATTTAAAGACAGAGTAGCCGTAATCACCGGTGGTGCCAGCGGTTTTGGCCGTGAATTTGCGATTATCGGCGCACGCCTGGGTATGAAACTGGTACTGGCTGATGTGCAGCAAGATGCCCTGGATAAAGCCAGAGCAGAGCTGGAAGCGCAAGGTGCACAGGTGTTGGCCATGCGTTGCGATGTACGCCATGCAGAAGAAGTGCAGGCCCTGGCTGATGCCACCATGGAGAAATTTGGTGCCGTGCATCTGGTGTTCAATAATGCCGGTGTCGGTTCTGGCGGTCTGGTTTGGGAAAATACCCAGGCAGACTGGGAATGGGTATTGGGCGTCAATCTCTGGGGTGTGATTCATGGTGTGCGCATCTTCACCAATTTGATGCTGGAATGCGCAAAGAAAGATCCACAATTTGAAGGGCATATCGTCAACACGGCATCCATGGCTGGCTTGCTCAATGCACCGACCATGGGTGTATATAACGTCTCCAAACATGCCGTTGTGTCTTTGTCAGAGTCCCTGTATCAGGATTTGAAACTGATAGAAGCACCGATAGGCGCTTCTGTACTGTGCCCTTATTTCGTGCCTACCGGCATTTCACAATCCCATAGAAACCGCCCTGAAGATGTGCCAGGTTCTGCACCGACCGCCAGCCAGAGAGCGGCACAGGCCATGTCAGACAAGGCTGTGAATTCTGGCAAGGTAACCGCCGAAGAAGTGGCTGAAAACACCTTCAAGGCAATTGCTGACGAACAGTTCTACATCTTCTCTCATCCCGGTGCCCTGGGTAATGTGCAGGAGCGCATGGAAGACATCGTCCTGCAACGCAACCCTGGTGATCCTTACAAGGCAGCGCCGCATATCCGTGACATGCTCAGAGCCAAGCTCAAGGCTTGA
- a CDS encoding SDR family oxidoreductase, protein MRTVQQLFDLHGKTALITGGSRGLGLQMAEALGEQGAKVVLSSRKQSDLDEAVAHLKSRGIDASAIAADLSKEAAVQPLVDEALARLGHIDILINNAGATWGAPAEDYPVDAWDKVMNLNIRSIFLISQAVGKRSMIPRKYGRIINIASIAGLAGNAPGTMQTIAYNTSKAAVINFTRTLAGEWGVHGITVNAIAPGFFPSKMTKGILENLGEEKLAKEAPLQRIGDDEDLKGVAMLFASDAGKHITGQTLAVDGGVSAV, encoded by the coding sequence ATTCGCACCGTACAACAGTTATTTGACTTGCATGGCAAGACAGCACTGATTACTGGCGGCTCCCGTGGATTGGGGCTGCAAATGGCAGAGGCACTTGGGGAGCAAGGTGCCAAAGTGGTGCTATCTTCACGCAAACAATCTGACCTGGATGAGGCCGTTGCCCATCTGAAAAGCCGTGGCATTGATGCCAGTGCGATCGCTGCTGATTTGTCGAAAGAAGCAGCGGTACAACCATTGGTAGATGAAGCACTGGCCCGTCTGGGCCATATCGATATTCTTATCAATAACGCTGGCGCTACCTGGGGTGCACCGGCAGAAGATTATCCGGTTGATGCCTGGGACAAAGTCATGAACCTGAATATCCGCAGCATATTCCTGATCTCGCAGGCAGTTGGTAAGCGTTCGATGATACCGCGCAAGTATGGCCGCATCATCAATATCGCCTCTATCGCCGGTCTGGCTGGCAATGCGCCAGGTACCATGCAGACCATTGCCTACAACACGTCCAAGGCAGCCGTGATCAACTTCACCCGTACTCTGGCTGGTGAATGGGGTGTGCATGGCATTACCGTCAATGCAATTGCACCTGGATTTTTCCCGTCCAAGATGACCAAAGGCATACTGGAAAACCTGGGCGAAGAAAAACTCGCCAAAGAAGCGCCTTTACAGCGCATAGGTGATGATGAAGATTTGAAGGGTGTGGCCATGCTGTTTGCCAGTGACGCTGGTAAGCACATTACTGGCCAAACCCTGGCAGTGGATGGCGGAGTATCTGCTGTATGA
- a CDS encoding glutathione S-transferase family protein, whose product MSDLIFHNFAISPFSEKIRLIFGFKQLKWKSVTVPIIMPKPDVTALTGGYRRTPILQIGGDIYCDTSLIAEVLEKRSPAPALYPAAINGLARNLAQWADTTLFWTAIPYAFQPAAIPSIFGNISAEELQAFSADRATMRGNMPRTSMGEAKGQLLEYLSRLENMLSGDAPFLLGTQASIADFSVYQALWLIRLAPTINPVFDAYPKLLEWMDRIAAFGYHQSEALSSAEALEIAKNAHGFDTAGRDFIDSHGIALGEQVAIMPTDYALDPVVGELLIASENELAVLRQDERAGTVVVHFPRVGFQMKRAK is encoded by the coding sequence ATGTCCGACCTTATTTTCCATAATTTTGCGATTTCTCCATTTTCAGAAAAGATTCGCCTGATTTTCGGTTTCAAACAATTGAAGTGGAAATCTGTAACGGTACCCATCATCATGCCCAAGCCGGATGTGACGGCATTGACAGGTGGTTACCGACGCACGCCGATACTGCAAATCGGTGGAGATATTTATTGCGATACGTCTTTGATTGCCGAGGTGCTGGAAAAACGATCGCCCGCACCTGCTCTATACCCGGCTGCTATCAATGGTTTGGCGCGCAATCTGGCACAATGGGCGGATACTACGCTGTTCTGGACAGCAATCCCCTATGCATTTCAGCCCGCGGCTATCCCATCCATATTCGGCAATATCAGCGCTGAAGAATTGCAGGCCTTCAGTGCAGACCGTGCCACCATGCGTGGCAATATGCCGCGCACCAGCATGGGTGAAGCAAAAGGGCAGCTTTTAGAATACTTAAGTCGCCTGGAAAATATGCTCAGCGGAGATGCGCCGTTTCTGCTGGGTACACAAGCCAGCATTGCTGATTTCTCTGTGTATCAGGCTTTGTGGCTGATACGACTGGCTCCAACGATCAATCCTGTTTTCGACGCTTATCCAAAGCTTCTGGAGTGGATGGACCGTATCGCTGCTTTCGGTTATCACCAGTCTGAAGCTCTGAGCAGCGCAGAAGCACTTGAGATCGCCAAAAATGCGCATGGCTTTGATACAGCAGGGCGCGATTTTATTGACAGCCATGGCATAGCGTTGGGTGAGCAAGTTGCCATCATGCCGACCGACTATGCGCTGGATCCTGTCGTGGGGGAACTGCTCATTGCCAGCGAAAATGAATTGGCCGTGCTTCGTCAAGATGAACGGGCTGGAACCGTGGTCGTGCATTTCCCACGTGTAGGCTTCCAGATGAAACGCGCAAAATAA
- the cysC gene encoding adenylyl-sulfate kinase gives MQANTSMLEDKPQVEQTTVRVERRTQFGRFVQSPQTSGVDIKWHYGVVNSNARERLMRQSPATLWLTGLSGAGKSTLAYALEKILLERGHCCFVVDGDNLRHHLNSDLGFSAQDRRENIRRAAEVAHLMNEAGMIAITAFISPFRDDRAMAKEIIGRERFVEVHVNTPGIVCERRDPKGLYAKARRGEIPEFTGVSAPYEAPLDPDLEINSEQHTIEEAAEKLYRHLIGLCYIK, from the coding sequence ATGCAAGCGAATACGAGCATGCTTGAAGACAAGCCTCAAGTTGAGCAGACTACGGTCAGGGTAGAGCGCAGGACACAATTTGGCCGTTTTGTGCAAAGCCCACAGACTAGTGGGGTGGATATCAAATGGCATTATGGCGTCGTCAATTCCAATGCACGTGAACGCCTGATGCGGCAAAGTCCGGCTACCTTGTGGCTGACTGGTTTGAGTGGCGCTGGAAAATCTACTTTAGCCTATGCTCTGGAAAAAATATTATTGGAACGAGGGCATTGCTGCTTCGTTGTTGATGGCGATAACCTGCGTCATCATTTGAATAGCGACCTTGGTTTTTCGGCGCAGGACAGACGTGAAAACATACGCAGGGCGGCCGAGGTTGCACACCTCATGAATGAAGCTGGCATGATTGCCATCACTGCATTTATTTCACCGTTCCGGGACGACAGGGCGATGGCGAAAGAGATCATAGGTCGGGAGCGCTTTGTCGAAGTACATGTCAACACACCAGGCATAGTTTGCGAGAGGCGGGACCCCAAAGGTCTGTATGCCAAAGCGCGCAGGGGAGAAATACCAGAATTTACCGGGGTTTCAGCGCCTTACGAGGCTCCCCTTGATCCAGACCTGGAAATCAATTCCGAGCAACACACTATAGAAGAAGCGGCGGAGAAACTCTACAGACACCTGATAGGATTATGCTATATCAAATAG
- a CDS encoding serine hydrolase — protein MSMSTAQTALPDAEASDPQKMGWMQGFPPAPDKLIKFANGSNYQFPRTRWSFSHGRELGPTSNVWHGAGPVSVLPLALRDLDKLRFADEKGSDISWADMQARTYTDSILVLHKGKIVYERYLGITKNYVPHIAMSVTKSFVGTLAATLAAEGKLDPSAPVTQYIPELKDTAYGDATVRQVMDMTIGVQYSENYADPKAEVWDYARSGGLLPTAPTYDGPKTFYDFLVKLKKEGKHDEAFAYKTVSAEVLAWIVKRASGQNLSDLLSERIWQKLGAENDAYFSVDSVGTEQGGGGLNLTLRDMARFGEMMRLNGKFNGQQIIPAAAVEDIRKGADPAKFAKAGYATLPGYSYRNMWWIGHNSHQTFEARGIHGQRIYIDPVAEMVIVKFSSHPIAANGATDPVTYRAFQALANHLMK, from the coding sequence ATGAGCATGTCTACGGCACAAACTGCCTTGCCTGATGCTGAGGCAAGCGATCCGCAAAAAATGGGCTGGATGCAAGGATTTCCTCCGGCGCCTGACAAGCTCATCAAGTTTGCCAATGGCAGCAACTATCAGTTTCCCCGTACCCGCTGGTCGTTTTCGCATGGGCGTGAACTGGGGCCGACCAGCAATGTCTGGCATGGCGCAGGCCCGGTTTCAGTTTTGCCGTTAGCTTTGCGTGATCTCGATAAATTGCGATTTGCCGATGAAAAGGGCAGCGATATAAGTTGGGCGGATATGCAAGCCCGCACTTATACCGACAGCATACTGGTACTGCACAAGGGAAAAATAGTCTACGAGCGTTACCTTGGTATTACCAAGAACTATGTGCCGCATATCGCGATGTCGGTCACCAAGTCCTTTGTCGGTACGCTGGCAGCGACTTTGGCTGCGGAAGGCAAGCTCGATCCGAGTGCGCCTGTTACGCAATATATTCCTGAACTCAAAGACACAGCCTATGGTGACGCGACTGTGCGCCAGGTCATGGATATGACCATCGGTGTACAGTACTCTGAAAATTATGCAGACCCCAAAGCTGAAGTCTGGGATTATGCCAGATCAGGCGGACTGCTGCCGACAGCACCAACTTATGATGGGCCTAAAACCTTTTATGACTTCCTGGTGAAATTGAAAAAAGAAGGCAAGCATGACGAAGCATTTGCCTATAAGACGGTCAGTGCTGAAGTGCTGGCCTGGATAGTCAAACGCGCTAGCGGGCAAAATCTGTCTGATCTCTTGTCTGAACGTATCTGGCAAAAACTTGGTGCCGAGAATGATGCCTATTTTTCGGTAGATAGCGTAGGCACCGAGCAGGGCGGAGGCGGTTTGAATCTGACGCTACGTGACATGGCACGCTTTGGTGAAATGATGCGCCTGAATGGCAAATTCAATGGCCAGCAAATCATTCCTGCCGCTGCAGTGGAAGATATACGCAAGGGTGCTGACCCGGCCAAGTTTGCCAAGGCGGGCTATGCCACTTTGCCAGGTTACTCCTACCGCAATATGTGGTGGATAGGGCATAACAGCCACCAGACATTTGAAGCCCGTGGCATACACGGACAACGTATTTACATCGACCCGGTGGCTGAAATGGTCATCGTTAAATTTTCTTCCCATCCCATTGCTGCCAATGGTGCGACTGACCCTGTCACCTACCGCGCCTTCCAGGCTTTGGCAAATCACTTGATGAAATGA
- a CDS encoding alpha/beta fold hydrolase, with translation MTAEILSNQFATLDNGTRLHFASAGERGRPLILFVHGFPEFWYEWSAQLAEFGQDYFAVAPDLRGFNLSDMPTDVAAYKARHIVDDLRLLIAQLGYQQATVVAHDWGGAVCWNMAIALPALFEKLIIINSPHPYLFMQALATDPAQKTSSEYMNWLRNPGSEEALAKDDFALMDGFFNGMGQGEAIWFDAETQAAYHACWARGLTGGVNYYRASPLHPPTEKSPGPLQLNLNPADFQVKVPTRVIWGENDKALPKTLLDGIESFVDDIQIQRIAEGSHWVIHEQPERVNRLIRQFLQS, from the coding sequence ATGACAGCAGAGATACTAAGTAATCAGTTTGCCACACTGGACAATGGAACCCGCCTGCATTTTGCCAGTGCGGGTGAGCGCGGCAGGCCATTGATCTTGTTCGTGCATGGCTTTCCAGAGTTCTGGTATGAATGGTCGGCGCAACTGGCTGAGTTTGGACAGGATTATTTTGCCGTGGCACCGGATTTGCGCGGCTTCAATCTTTCTGATATGCCTACAGATGTTGCTGCCTACAAGGCCAGGCATATTGTCGATGACCTGCGTTTGCTGATTGCACAGCTCGGTTATCAGCAAGCTACGGTCGTTGCGCATGACTGGGGTGGGGCGGTATGCTGGAATATGGCGATTGCCCTACCAGCTTTGTTTGAAAAACTGATCATCATCAATTCACCTCATCCTTACCTGTTCATGCAGGCGTTGGCGACTGATCCTGCGCAAAAGACTTCCAGTGAATACATGAACTGGTTGCGCAATCCAGGGTCTGAAGAAGCGCTTGCCAAAGATGATTTTGCTCTCATGGATGGCTTCTTCAATGGCATGGGTCAGGGTGAAGCTATCTGGTTTGATGCAGAGACCCAGGCGGCTTACCATGCTTGCTGGGCGCGTGGTTTGACTGGTGGCGTCAATTATTACCGCGCGTCACCATTACACCCACCGACAGAAAAAAGTCCCGGGCCTTTGCAGTTAAATCTGAATCCGGCTGATTTTCAAGTCAAGGTGCCCACCCGCGTCATCTGGGGTGAAAATGACAAAGCCTTGCCCAAGACCTTGCTCGATGGTATTGAGAGTTTTGTCGATGATATCCAGATACAGCGTATTGCTGAGGGTTCACACTGGGTTATCCATGAACAACCGGAGCGTGTGAATCGCCTTATTCGTCAATTTTTGCAGAGTTAG
- a CDS encoding methyl-accepting chemotaxis protein produces MNIENSKVSTRLITGFGLVLGLLLVVLLLGITYMAKMHQRLDEIANVNNVQSKLASTMYLTVTERALALRNLILLSDEAEIQIEVKRIAAQTKKYTEAEDKLTQMLNADPNATPEQIALLGKIRDQAKLSESFIAKGADLGVQKKGEEAYKLLRFEFRPVQKKWWDLLNDFISDEEKQNSAAIVQAEQDYNSAKKLMYLFGAAALFVGMAAAWLIVRSLLKQLGGEPRYAVQIAERIAAGDLSVPIRLADKDEHSLMHAMYEMQKGLADIVGMVRSGTDTIATASRQIASGNMDLSSRTEAQAGSLEETASSMEELTSTVKQNADSARQANILAQSASDVAVKGGTVVSEVVHTMGSINTSSRKIVDIIGVIDGIAFQTNILALNAAVEAARAGEQGRGFAVVATEVRNLAQRSAEAAREIKHLIDDSVTKVEVGAKLVDQAGVTMDEIVVSIKRVTGIMSEIMLASQEQTAGIEQINEAIVQMDDVTQQNAALVEEAAAAATALQNQADDLSELVSTFQLAAEKNAQPAWQEPVLENKKIVPLIKKAAPQNNTPVKQIKRVANANSNPQSGNTDWEEF; encoded by the coding sequence ATGAATATTGAGAATTCGAAAGTCTCAACCCGTCTGATCACAGGTTTTGGCCTGGTGTTGGGCTTGCTTCTGGTTGTTTTGCTCCTGGGAATAACTTATATGGCGAAAATGCATCAGCGCCTTGATGAGATCGCCAACGTCAATAATGTCCAGTCCAAACTGGCTTCTACCATGTATCTGACTGTGACTGAGCGGGCACTGGCTTTGCGAAATCTCATTTTGTTGTCAGACGAAGCCGAAATCCAGATTGAAGTAAAAAGGATAGCGGCACAGACAAAAAAATATACTGAAGCCGAAGACAAACTCACCCAGATGCTGAATGCCGATCCCAATGCCACTCCAGAGCAAATTGCCCTGTTGGGTAAAATCAGGGACCAGGCCAAGCTGTCAGAGTCTTTTATTGCCAAAGGCGCCGATCTCGGCGTGCAAAAAAAGGGGGAAGAGGCTTATAAATTACTCCGCTTCGAATTTCGTCCTGTGCAGAAGAAGTGGTGGGATTTGCTGAATGATTTTATTTCTGATGAAGAAAAACAAAACTCAGCGGCCATAGTGCAGGCGGAGCAAGACTATAACAGTGCAAAAAAACTCATGTATCTGTTTGGCGCTGCAGCCCTGTTCGTGGGCATGGCGGCCGCCTGGCTGATTGTCAGGAGTTTGTTGAAACAATTGGGCGGCGAACCTCGTTACGCCGTGCAAATTGCCGAGAGGATCGCAGCAGGCGATTTATCCGTGCCTATCAGACTGGCCGACAAGGATGAACACAGTCTCATGCATGCCATGTATGAAATGCAAAAAGGCCTGGCCGACATTGTAGGCATGGTACGTTCTGGTACAGATACGATCGCCACTGCCTCCAGGCAAATTGCCTCTGGCAATATGGATTTGTCTTCACGCACTGAGGCGCAAGCCGGCTCTCTGGAAGAAACAGCGTCCTCGATGGAAGAGCTTACCTCTACCGTCAAACAAAATGCCGACAGTGCCAGGCAGGCCAATATTCTTGCGCAATCTGCTTCTGATGTCGCAGTCAAAGGCGGCACGGTTGTATCTGAGGTTGTGCATACCATGGGTTCGATCAATACTTCATCCCGCAAAATTGTCGATATTATCGGTGTCATTGACGGCATTGCTTTTCAGACCAATATACTTGCGCTTAATGCTGCTGTGGAGGCTGCCCGTGCTGGTGAGCAAGGCCGCGGCTTTGCCGTGGTTGCGACAGAAGTCAGGAACCTGGCACAACGTTCAGCCGAAGCTGCCCGCGAGATCAAGCATTTGATCGACGATTCTGTCACGAAGGTAGAAGTCGGTGCCAAACTGGTTGATCAGGCCGGTGTGACCATGGATGAGATAGTCGTCAGTATCAAACGTGTCACTGGCATCATGAGCGAAATCATGCTGGCCAGCCAGGAGCAGACGGCGGGGATAGAACAGATCAATGAAGCCATCGTGCAGATGGACGACGTCACCCAACAAAATGCTGCACTGGTAGAAGAAGCCGCTGCTGCCGCTACCGCCTTGCAGAACCAGGCAGACGACTTGTCTGAACTGGTAAGTACCTTCCAGTTGGCAGCAGAAAAAAATGCCCAGCCTGCATGGCAGGAGCCAGTCTTGGAAAACAAAAAAATCGTTCCTTTGATTAAAAAAGCTGCGCCCCAAAATAATACCCCTGTAAAGCAGATCAAGCGCGTGGCAAATGCGAATAGCAATCCTCAGTCCGGTAATACTGATTGGGAAGAGTTTTAA